From Cygnus olor isolate bCygOlo1 chromosome 7, bCygOlo1.pri.v2, whole genome shotgun sequence, a single genomic window includes:
- the LOC121073075 gene encoding protein NDNF-like isoform X1, with product MEQKYKVTDFLPQDSSLHSLLSFHFAVLKMSWCWFYLPLHLLMAACLCHSIKAPTSSSQQSFKSNLFNFYHSLILADGKETTIHLLKDIPKRYYFVLEEGRALAPFSITVTPCDVPIEWSILVHKASASFLGKVAQGDHDTHDVSKAQKATSFVSTIFNYKGNSVETYMGMSSHSALYMLEFLSTERDTHITVYLTTDTTSGHLYPELPLDPRLDVIGTGHTTVTLTWKHSPSVLQHRENIQYCLLVNEKHNYKSLCAAETAIRSSGMKLPATLALSLSPYLLEPQQVMILSNSELSIINRVSSGEVRQICMGTKNTYTVPNLSPSTQYYFDVFVVNLLTNASAAYTGTFARTLEEPEPKVMELKDGKVIQVVLDGKKQKFHTLQYQARHKKVQFTFQLCRGQVRVHITKNGKTVASENILGLRYLSLKGKLLDTYLVQLRSTEESNSSVKVQVSSQFNKPLFPLLPERLKIKSFSKLRTCNSITIAWLGTQEQSKYCVYKKRIEEDQVWMELRSTDRCSGPESRHKSEKVLCKYFYDVNLQRAVTTETIKGLDAGTLYLFDVYLIGPSGIPVRYHSKVVKTRKKC from the exons atggaacaaaaatataagGTCACTGATTTTCTCCCTCAAGACAGCAGTTTACATTCACTTTTGTCATTTCACTTTGCAGTATTGAAGATGTCTTGGTGCTGGTTTTATCTGCCTCTCCATCTTCTCATGGCTGCTTGCTTGTGTCATTCCATCAAAGCACCCACCAGCAGTTCGCAACAGAGCTTCAAGAGCAACCTCTTCAACTTCTACCACTCTCTAATTCTTGCCGATGGTAAGGAAACCACAATTCACCTGCTGAAGGATATCCCTAAAAG GTACTACTTTGTtctggaggaaggcagagccCTGGCACCTTTCTCAATAACAGTGACCCCCTGTGATGTTCCCATCGAATGGAGCATACTTGTGCACAAGGCTTCAGCAAGCTTCCTTGGAAAAGTAGCACAAG GTGACCACGATACACACGATGTCTCAAAAGCCCAGAAGGCTACAAGCTTTGTGTCAACCATTTTCAACTACAAGGGAAATTCTGTAGAGACTTACATGGGCATGTCTTCTCATTCTGCCCTCTACATGCTGGAGTTCTTATCCACCGAGCGTGATACACACATCACTGTGTACTTAACAACTGACACAACATCTGGGCACCTCTATCCAGAACTGCCGCTGGATCCACGCTTAGATGTGATTGGCACTGGACATACAACAGTGACTCTGACCTGGAAACACAGTCCCTCTGTCTTGCAACATAGAGAAAACATACAGTACTGTCTTCTAGTTAATGAAAAGCACAATTATAAGAGCTTGTGTGCTGCTGAGACTGCGATCAGATCCTCTGGAATGAAACTGCCAGCTACGTTAGCTTTGTCTCTCTCTCCGTACCTTCTTGAGCCACAGCAGGTGATGATATTGTCCAACAGTGAGCTGAGCATCATCAACAGAGTGAGCAGTGGGGAAGTCAGGCAGATATGCATGGGTACCAAGAACACTTACACTGTGCCCAATCTCAGTCCCAGCACTCAGTATTATTTTGACGTTTTTGTTGTCAATCTCCTCACGAACGCCAGCGCTGCTTACACTGGGACATTTGCAAGAACTCTGGAAGAACCTGAACCTAAGGTGATGGAGCTGAAAGATGGGAAGGTGATTCAGGTTGTCCTGgatggaaaaaagcagaaattccaCACACTGCAGTACCAAGCAAGGCACAAGAAAGTACAATTTACCTTTCAATTGTGTCGTGGTCAAGTACGGGTTCACATAACAAAGAATGGTAAAACAGTggcatcagaaaacattttgggaCTGAGATATTTGTCACTGAAGGGAAAGCTGCTGGACACATACCTGGTGCAGCTGAGGTCCACAGAGGAATCTAACTCTTCTGTGAAAGTACAGGTCTCCTCTCAATTCAACAAGCCCTTATTCCCACTTCTTCCAGAAAGGTTAAAAATCAAGTCTTTCAGCAAACTGAGGACCTGCAATTCCATCACCATCGCCTGGCTAGGAACGCAAGAGCAGAGCAAGTACTGCGTGTACAAGAAAAGGATTGAAGAAGATCAAGTGTGGATGGAACTGCGGAGCACAGACAGGTGCTCTGGACCTGAATCTCGGCACAAGTCAGAGAAAGTGCTGTGCAAGTATTTCTATGATGTCAATCTCCAGCGAGCTGTCACCACTGAGACCATCAAAGGGCTGGATGCTGGGACACTTTACTTGTTTGATGTTTACCTCATCGGGCCATCTGGCATCCCTGTCAGATATCACAGCAAAGTTGTGAAGaccaggaaaaaatgctga
- the LOC121073075 gene encoding protein NDNF-like isoform X2 yields MSWCWFYLPLHLLMAACLCHSIKAPTSSSQQSFKSNLFNFYHSLILADGKETTIHLLKDIPKRYYFVLEEGRALAPFSITVTPCDVPIEWSILVHKASASFLGKVAQGDHDTHDVSKAQKATSFVSTIFNYKGNSVETYMGMSSHSALYMLEFLSTERDTHITVYLTTDTTSGHLYPELPLDPRLDVIGTGHTTVTLTWKHSPSVLQHRENIQYCLLVNEKHNYKSLCAAETAIRSSGMKLPATLALSLSPYLLEPQQVMILSNSELSIINRVSSGEVRQICMGTKNTYTVPNLSPSTQYYFDVFVVNLLTNASAAYTGTFARTLEEPEPKVMELKDGKVIQVVLDGKKQKFHTLQYQARHKKVQFTFQLCRGQVRVHITKNGKTVASENILGLRYLSLKGKLLDTYLVQLRSTEESNSSVKVQVSSQFNKPLFPLLPERLKIKSFSKLRTCNSITIAWLGTQEQSKYCVYKKRIEEDQVWMELRSTDRCSGPESRHKSEKVLCKYFYDVNLQRAVTTETIKGLDAGTLYLFDVYLIGPSGIPVRYHSKVVKTRKKC; encoded by the exons ATGTCTTGGTGCTGGTTTTATCTGCCTCTCCATCTTCTCATGGCTGCTTGCTTGTGTCATTCCATCAAAGCACCCACCAGCAGTTCGCAACAGAGCTTCAAGAGCAACCTCTTCAACTTCTACCACTCTCTAATTCTTGCCGATGGTAAGGAAACCACAATTCACCTGCTGAAGGATATCCCTAAAAG GTACTACTTTGTtctggaggaaggcagagccCTGGCACCTTTCTCAATAACAGTGACCCCCTGTGATGTTCCCATCGAATGGAGCATACTTGTGCACAAGGCTTCAGCAAGCTTCCTTGGAAAAGTAGCACAAG GTGACCACGATACACACGATGTCTCAAAAGCCCAGAAGGCTACAAGCTTTGTGTCAACCATTTTCAACTACAAGGGAAATTCTGTAGAGACTTACATGGGCATGTCTTCTCATTCTGCCCTCTACATGCTGGAGTTCTTATCCACCGAGCGTGATACACACATCACTGTGTACTTAACAACTGACACAACATCTGGGCACCTCTATCCAGAACTGCCGCTGGATCCACGCTTAGATGTGATTGGCACTGGACATACAACAGTGACTCTGACCTGGAAACACAGTCCCTCTGTCTTGCAACATAGAGAAAACATACAGTACTGTCTTCTAGTTAATGAAAAGCACAATTATAAGAGCTTGTGTGCTGCTGAGACTGCGATCAGATCCTCTGGAATGAAACTGCCAGCTACGTTAGCTTTGTCTCTCTCTCCGTACCTTCTTGAGCCACAGCAGGTGATGATATTGTCCAACAGTGAGCTGAGCATCATCAACAGAGTGAGCAGTGGGGAAGTCAGGCAGATATGCATGGGTACCAAGAACACTTACACTGTGCCCAATCTCAGTCCCAGCACTCAGTATTATTTTGACGTTTTTGTTGTCAATCTCCTCACGAACGCCAGCGCTGCTTACACTGGGACATTTGCAAGAACTCTGGAAGAACCTGAACCTAAGGTGATGGAGCTGAAAGATGGGAAGGTGATTCAGGTTGTCCTGgatggaaaaaagcagaaattccaCACACTGCAGTACCAAGCAAGGCACAAGAAAGTACAATTTACCTTTCAATTGTGTCGTGGTCAAGTACGGGTTCACATAACAAAGAATGGTAAAACAGTggcatcagaaaacattttgggaCTGAGATATTTGTCACTGAAGGGAAAGCTGCTGGACACATACCTGGTGCAGCTGAGGTCCACAGAGGAATCTAACTCTTCTGTGAAAGTACAGGTCTCCTCTCAATTCAACAAGCCCTTATTCCCACTTCTTCCAGAAAGGTTAAAAATCAAGTCTTTCAGCAAACTGAGGACCTGCAATTCCATCACCATCGCCTGGCTAGGAACGCAAGAGCAGAGCAAGTACTGCGTGTACAAGAAAAGGATTGAAGAAGATCAAGTGTGGATGGAACTGCGGAGCACAGACAGGTGCTCTGGACCTGAATCTCGGCACAAGTCAGAGAAAGTGCTGTGCAAGTATTTCTATGATGTCAATCTCCAGCGAGCTGTCACCACTGAGACCATCAAAGGGCTGGATGCTGGGACACTTTACTTGTTTGATGTTTACCTCATCGGGCCATCTGGCATCCCTGTCAGATATCACAGCAAAGTTGTGAAGaccaggaaaaaatgctga